The sequence CTGGCTTCGGAGGTGTTGCATCAAATCGTTGCCGGTGCTTTGAGCAAAATTACCGAAGCCGGTGCGGTTCTGGCAGGGGGGCACAGCATTGAAGATGATGAACCCAAGTTCGGGCTGGCGGTAACCGGGATCGTGCATCCGGAAAAGTTCTGGACAAACCGGGGCGCAAAGGCAAAAGACGTCCTTATTCTTACAAAACCGGTCGGCAGCGGGGTCCTTTTCAATGCCAATTTAAAAAAATGGGTTTCAATTTCAGCACTGGATGAATGTCTGGCTACGCTGGCGACCCTCAATAAAATCGCGGCAGAAACATTGCAAGGCTTTGAAGTTCATGCGGCAACTGATATTACCGGATTCGGCTTGGCCGGGCATGCCTTTGAAATGGCGGCGGCTTCGGATGTGTGTCTGGAAATCAACACCGGCGACATCCCGATTATGCGAGAGGCGCTCGATATGTATAAAAAAGGAATGACGACCGGCATGAACGCGTCCAACCGGAAGATGGTAGCCCAACATTTGGATTTTAAAAAGAAGCTGCCGGACTGGCATCAGGAAATTGTTTATGACCCTCAAACCAGCGGCGGATTGCTGGTTGCTGTATCTGAAAGCAGCGCAGAAAACGCA comes from Candidatus Desulfatibia profunda and encodes:
- the selD gene encoding selenide, water dikinase SelD; this translates as MDPVGLGKLLEKLPKHHDPNLLVGFETSDDAGIYRLTDEIAIITTTDFITPMVNDPYMFGQIAAANAISDVYAMGGRPITALNLVAFPVKKLASEVLHQIVAGALSKITEAGAVLAGGHSIEDDEPKFGLAVTGIVHPEKFWTNRGAKAKDVLILTKPVGSGVLFNANLKKWVSISALDECLATLATLNKIAAETLQGFEVHAATDITGFGLAGHAFEMAAASDVCLEINTGDIPIMREALDMYKKGMTTGMNASNRKMVAQHLDFKKKLPDWHQEIVYDPQTSGGLLVAVSESSAENALKALKDAGVEQARVIGNVTERRNSVYLVFR